Genomic window (Zingiber officinale cultivar Zhangliang chromosome 2B, Zo_v1.1, whole genome shotgun sequence):
TACTCCGTGTGCTTAAAAAGAAAGATATGACGTGAAGCTCTACGATAAGGGAAGCTCTAGGAAAGGTGCGCTGCACTCAAGACTTCTAGATCAGCTCAGTACTAacgattttgtttgtttattattctTTCTGTCTGCTTATTATTTTAGATTCCGCTGAGTACTAACGATTTTGATAGAACGAATGGGAGTGCACAAAAAAGAACAGtcaatattcccccccccccccccccccccccgtccTCTATAAATGTGGAACGATCCTATATATTCTTGTGGGGTAATGGTCTAACCCATAATTGATTGAGTGTAATTGGGGTACTAAAAGTACCACAATTGGTATAGAAATGAAGTTGGCCATTTGTAACAAATTTAGTACTAGTTTTTGGCTATCAAATTGGATAATTACTAATGGACTATTAGTGGTTTTAATTAGATTAGTCAGTAGAAAGGAAAGTAGAAGGTCTTCATCAATAGTGGAGTTAGTTGCTCCACTATCTAGAAAAATATGTAGAGTAAGCTTATTGCCTTGTATATTCAAAGAACATTGAACTCTAACATCGACAGAGTGACCAGTAGTATAGATACTAAGTGTTTTAATAAACACAAGATTTTTGTCTTTGATATCAGTTTGTGTGAGAAAAATACCCTTACCTTTGTCTAAGGTAGATATATTTGTATTTTCTCTGAAAGTGGCTAGTTCTATTTCTAATAGATTCATTCTAGTTTCCAGGACTAGCACTCTAGTTTCAAATAGTACATTTCTTGTATTTCCTTTGACAAAGGGATTTTTTGGAATAGAGATATTGAAAAGTTGCTCTGAGTAGAGGTTGCAACATTGGTTTTTGCATAGTTGAAAGTTCCTTTTTAATCTATGGATGGGTAATATCCACAAATAAAACAAGAAATATTATTTGTTTCGTCCCTAAGTTTTCGTTCATGCTCACAAATTCTTTGAGCTGATTGGAGATTTGTTATTCTTTAAGGTACAAGTTGGTGATACATTCAGACAAAGACTTCTAATCGTTCCTCTAAGTTAGTTAGTTCTGTTTGAAAAGGAGAACTTGTCATTCCATATTTTTTCGACAAGTTCGTAAGGATGTTGAAGAAAGGAGTTGACTAATGTATAGTCTGAAGATGATGTTGCTTCTTTCATATCATCTACTGACATAATTGAATAGATAGAAGATGCATTGGAAATGTCATATTGTACTTATGTTAAGTCCAGATTTGTGCATTCCACCAATTTAGCTTCTCTAGTCTAAAGATTCTTCCTATTAGgtcaagtagaaaataaattgtcTTGATTCATTACATGCAAAACATGTAATTTATTAGAATAAGTTTTCTTTGGTCTAATTTTGGGTTTTGTAGTTACCataggtctttttctttttatattgtctTTTCTTCATGACCCATATTATTGTGGTGTATAGATTTGGTTACATGAACCATattattgtttttaatttttttttaaaaaaataggacTTAAGGTTTAGAGTTTaggatttataatatattatttaggCTAAAAGaagtgaaaattaaaaaaaaacattaggtTTGTGGTGTTCACAGATGAGTATGCAATATATCacccctctatatatatatataatgaaatatTACCTTGTACACCCATCAGTGAGGACTCACTCATAAGTACCtagtattattttaaaaaataggatTTAGAGTTTAAGGTTTAGCATTTAGCATTTAGGATTCAGTATTTAGGCTAAAGGaagtgaaaattaaaaaaataaaaaattaatactaGAGGCTTACGGGGTACACATATTGTAGCAGTTACAATTTTCTATCTACTATAACGTGAATGTTAGATAAAGAAATCAAATCTATATTGTAGCTGATGCGATGGTAAAAGGATGAGTCAAAGGTAGGAAAAGCAGCTAGCGTGGAGGTCAAGCAGCCGACGTGGAGGTCAAGATCAAGGCGATCAAAGGTATAAAATCGTCGAGTCACCAAAGttggccgagcggaaacagcagtAAGCCGATCGGGCCAAGTAGGGTTCGATCAAGTATTCCAACCCGTGCAGTGAAAGGAGGGCCTGCTCAGCCCGTCCGACCAAGCGTTGGACAATGCCCCGATAGTCAAATGCCCAAAGAGAGGAGAACAGATGGCGCAATGGTGACAACCAATTGAGAGTTAGTCCGGCCAGACCTCCCGTCCGGCCGGACGAGGAAAAACCACCAAGCCTAGCAACTATGGAGAAGGACAATCTTGAGCGACTGAGTGGGGGATCCCGGCTGAGTGGCTCACTCGCTCGACCAAACAGTGAAACCCCTTGCTTAGCTCATCGCATCCTTCTAAGAGAGTACTACTGACATCATGGCATGGTCAGCAGGTAAACTATACGACAGAAGATTCCACTGTCATGTTAGGGATTTGCACACCCTGTTACGGAAAGGTGTTAGGTGCACTCGTAATTGACTTCTGGAAGTCTTAAGCTTCAAGTTTTTAATCGATCTTACTTTCTCATAGGCCCAACGCTCGTCCAGAGGGAGTATCGCTTTCATCATGTCCATAGGTAGTTCTTCTGAAATGGGCAGTGCACCTCCACCTACCTCAACACAGTATGGCATAACCAAACCAATCTCGACTGCTGGACCTACTGAGGTTGATCTCAAGAGGACTGCTGAACTTGAAAGAGTATGCTTGTTGTATGTTTTGTTCCTTTATCACACCTCAGTATTGATCTCCTTAATTGGTCCTCCTATATTGCATCTAATTGTCTACCGTTATTTGGCATATGCTTATTGGTGTCTACTACTCATACTTAAAGCTCTTGGTTGATGCTGGACTGTATGCGAGCAAGGAAGAATCTACCAAGAGAGAGGAAGTATTACAAGAACTTGATAatgtaagtttttttttgaaTGATCATCTTCTTTATCAAATGAATGCATATTTTCTTCCTATTTTGTTGGAGAATGCCTTTCGCAATCATTGTTTCATCTGTTAGTATCTTTGTATTTTCTGGCTACTTCTTTGTGTGTTAAATACAAGATATATTAAAGTGAGCTGGCATTTTTTTTTCCTGTTGGATCTACTGTTAAGATGGTTTATCATTCTATTTGAAAGCTCTTGGTATTAGGCTAATCTTCCTGTTAGAATAGGCCACTTTTGTTGTATCCAAATTCAAGGCATGTTCAAACCTGCTGACATGTGGTCAGCACTGGTTTTCTATTAGTTCTGACTATAGAGATAACATGTAATGGAGTTCGGTCAAGTCACACCCTAGATGATCAGTCAAACTACCAGTGGAATTTTCTGGTTCATTTGAATTGCCAAGAAATTGGTTGATCTGACTGTTAACTCCTAAGAATTTGGCTGAACTGCTACTAAACCTTGAGGTTCCAAGGGTGACCTTTGCAAGGTTCTGATGTCAACTTCACAATGCCCAAAGTTGCATCAGAGTTATCTAGATTCTGGAAACTTCTCTTAACCCAGATATTTGGTCATTTAtaggctccgattaaatccctcCTATCATGTAGTATAtggatgatgacatggcataaggGTGACTGAGAACAATTTCTAATGTAAGACATGTGTTCACTGTTCAGCCTCTGATTTATCCAGGTTATCTACCTGCTGATCATCTAATGATTCATGAGTATTTTTAACCACGTCAACTTTTATTTATGggcttgtaattttttttagatcTGGTGAAATGTCTGAAGGATTAGGTTATCGATTCAAAGAAATGCATATTGGATAGATAGAATGATTAATCACAGTAATTGAAAGATACATCTACTACTGTCGTTTAGAATCTTCATAAGTGTGGTTTATGACATAGGATAATGATGCTTTTATTACAAATGTTTCCTATGAGGGAGGGAGACAACTAAGGAAGGGAATATGGTGGGATAAAATAATTATAAGGAAATGATAGGAAAATGTAAGGGGAATGGAGGGAAGGAAAGagcagaatatttttttaaagaagtaattagaactataaatgaaccaaatgtTCATGAGTAAACTATATATTTGACTTGGTAGGGGTatgtttatattcgttcaatatgcataacattaattaaacaaacaagcttgaataattCATTAAACTAAATGAACAAGTTTGAATATATATGTGTAGAGATCGTTAATATTTAATATCCATGAATAatgcttttgaaaaaaaaacacttaTCCAACTTATAATAAACAAATGAACTCTCAAAACGAATAGACAAACTTGAAATATTAAGTTCACTAACCAACCAaacaaacttaaaaaatataaaattttcaacaatcaaCCAAGCTTGAATTaaaagctcgataacatctacaGGAACCAAACCAAACTTATAAAAAAGAAACCAAGCCAAATTTGAACAACCATTTCAACAACTTGTTTCAttttaagcttggcttggctCAGTTACATTATCAAATAAGCTTAAATAATACAAAGCTTGGTTTggctcatttacaaccctagaAATAATTCTAGATATTTGATTTGATAAACATTAATAATTAACCGatctgaaataaataaataattatgaaTTTTCCAAGGGTCACATTTAACCAACATTTGGCTGATTAGATGtgaatagatttttttttccttgcttGGTTTGGCTGAAAGGAAAATTGAGTAATATTTCCTAGTCGTTTTATTCCctccattcattttcatcaaATGACGGGAAATGACCATTGAGGAATCCCACAGCCTAATCCTTTCTTTAGCGTTTTCACTTATGGAAACACAACCTAAATCTTATTGTTTCTATTGTGATCTGTCTTTCTTTTGAATCTTAGGATATTGTCTTCTTGAacagaatttaaatacttttcttACTCCTCTCAACCCCTTTTTTTATAGGCTCTCCTAATTGTTCTTCCTAACTTGAGTTTGACATGTGCTGACCACATGTTTCATGCCTATTGTATTTGAAACTTGGGTGTCCTAGGGTACCATATAGCCCTTTAATAGTTTCATTGACATTATTAAGCATATGCTTGTTATAACATGGCTGCTAAGTATGGTTACACAAGttgagtaaattaaagtaaaactAGTGAAAGATAAAGGGATAACATTAATAACTAGAGTCGTAATTGTGTCACTGTGGAAATCTATATGAGGCTACATTGCTTGCAATATCTAGtctttaaattatttaatatgttaagaattgctttatttcttcttcttctacctcTCACTTATTATCTTTGTGCTCTTGCTTCCTTACCGTCTATCTGTCATAATTGGACCCATAGCTTACCATACTCTAGTTTTATAAAATTTTGGGTGGTAATGgtaaaaaaactcaaaaatttctcttttgacaATGCAATCATTGTCCTTAATAATATGCACGGAAGGCTAAAAGGTGATTATAGAATTTTCTACTTTAAGTGATCGATAGCGATCTGAATGATATTGGTACTACTAATGCTATAGCCTCGAGCTTGATGACATTGCC
Coding sequences:
- the LOC122049120 gene encoding nuclear poly(A) polymerase 4-like, which gives rise to MSIGSSSEMGSAPPPTSTQYGITKPISTAGPTEVDLKRTAELERLLVDAGLYASKEESTKREEVLQELDNIVKNWVKQLTRQRGFSDQMVEKANDVIFTFGFYRLGWQVHGPGADVDTLCWTFLC